The region AACTTTCTTTTCAGTTCTTCGCCGAGCGCCGTGTAACCTTCAGGCTGCGCGTTAGCGCGCGCTCTGAGGTAGTCGTCAAGATTGCTGATTTCTCTAATGCCTACGATTGGGCTGCTTTGAGACGCAGCAGCGGCTGTTTGCGGTGAAGAGGGCGTAGTCAGGTCTGATGCGTCGGGCGTGGTAGGCGCGTTGTCGTTACACCCTGCCGCTGCCAGAAGCGCGGCAAAGAGCGCAACATAGATTATATTATAGACGATTTGCGATTTGCGTGTTCATAGTTGCAATAGTTTAAGTTAGCAAGACTAAAAAAAGAAACAGGGCAGCAGGAGCGAAAAGTCATCACAGCGGGCGATTCAGGCAAGCTAAGGAGACCTCTTGCGCCCAAAGATCCCCGATTTTGCAGGGATTAGTAAAAATTTAATAACGGCTTAACACTTACAGCACAGAAGGCAGCCCGGAGAACATTGCCGAGTAGAAACTGTGGAGAGAGCCTTTGCTCAATCTAAGCAAAGGCATTCATAGACACTTACCGCTCCCTGCTCATTCCTGCGTCTAAAGAATCAAACTACTGCCACTGGTAGTTAAAGTTTTCCTTTTGCAGCAAGCCTTCACCGATGAGCACTGCGTCGAAGCCTGCTTCTTCGATGCGCCGCAGGTCGTCGGTCGTGCGCATTCCGCTTTCTGACACGGTAACCACATTCGGCGGAATTGCTGGCCTCAGGCGTAGCGAAGTTTGAATATCTACCGTGAAGTCCGCTAAGTTGCGGTTGTTAATGCCAATGATTTTGGCACCGCAGTCAAGGGCAAGTTGCAGTTCCGCTTCGGTGTGCACTTCTACCAGTGTTTCCATTGAAAGCGAATGCGCCAGAAACATTAGCTCCTGCAAGCGCAGGCGAGAGAGCGCTGCGACAATCAGCAGAATCGCATCTGCCCCTATCAAGCGCGATTCATACACTTGCGCTTCATCAATAATGAAATCTTTGCGCAACACCGGTCGGTCAAAGGCCTGACGCACGCTACTTAGGTAATCTATGCTGCCTTGAAAAAATTGTTGGTCTGTCAGCACGGAAAAGGCTTTTGCACCCAAAGCATAATAGGTTTGCGCTAAATCCATTGGGTTGAAATTTTCAACCATTACACCACGCGAGGGCGAGGCTTTTTTCAGCTCCGCAATCAGCCGCAATGGCGAGGCAGGTGCACGACGCAGCGCCGCATAGAAACGACGCGTTGCAGGCAACTCTGATGATAGTGCCTTGTAGCGCGCTTCAATGTTTGCAGCTTTCAGCAGTGCGACCTCTGTGCGCTTAACTTCCAGGATTTTATGCAAAATGTTTTCGGCCATACTGGCTCTTTGCAGCACTGTGCGATAGCTCCTTTGGCTTGAAATCTTCCCCTTCTTTCAAGGGGTCGCTGTCCTTACTAGTGCATCTTTTGCGAAAATTCAAAGATTCATAAATTTTGCCACTCCGCCAAAAGACAGCCGTAAGTTTTGTGAGGCACAACCTGACAATCGTTAGGCACTATGAGTCATCACACTGTTCCCAAAGAGTACATTGAGAAAGTTTTTTTGCAATACTACGCAGACGGGCGGAAGGGCGAGTTTTTCCTTGCTGACAACTACAACAACCTCAAAGGCTTTCGCCCGATGATCGAGACTAACACAAAGAAAATCAAAGATGTAGCGGTCAGTTTGGTGCGTGCAGGTTTTCTAACTGGTAAAATCAACCGCGACGACCGCGAAATTACCGTTACCATCTCAGGCATCACGCCAGAGGGACTTAAATACCTCCGCTCGATTTCTAACTACTAACACGTTCCATCGTTTTCTTGGGTTGTGCTGCTTTCTGAAGCATCGCAACTGGGTAGAATGTGCCTCGCCACTCTACCCCACCTTGCAGTGTGATTTTGACAGCGGAGCGAATGAGTGCGTAAAGAAACAACAAGGCTGCAATTGGGTGCAGCAGCGTAATGCGTGCGGCTTTTTGCCAACTTCTGCCAAGCGTCCAGTAGATTAGAAAAATCATCAGCACGGAGCCTAGTGCGCAGGCTTTGATCCACCTGCTTTCTGAGAAAAAAAGCCAATACGGCGCCACAAGACCAAATAGCGTCCCGATAACGCCCAGTCCTACCCAAAGCCAAGAAAAGTTGATGCCCGGAAATGCACTGCGTTCTACGCCACGCAGATTATCCCAAAGCCCTTCGCGCCAGCGCACGCTAATTAAGCGATTCGCTCGCACCACATGCGTGCACTCGCCCAGCTGCTTGACCCAGTAGCCGAGTTTTACATCGTCATCAACCGTTGCTTTTAGCACATCGTGTGTGCCAATTTTTTCATACAGCGCACGCTCAATAAAGTTGAACGCACCTACCCCAATGTAGGCTTTGCGATTCTTCGGGTTGCGTGCACCGCTTGGACTGAATTTCCAAGTAAAGAGAAAGCCAAAGAGTGCTATGAAGGCTTCTTCCATTGCATGTTCCGTCTCCATTTTGGGATAGGCGACAATGTGCTTTGCCCCTGTGCTACGAGCATACTGCACCGTGCGCGCAATCATCTCAGGATGAAAGAAAATGTCGGCATCGGTGAACAGCAGATACTCGCCCGATGCTTGCTCATAGCCCAGCTTGTTAGCATAATTTTTGCCTAGCCAACCCTCAGGTAAGTGCGACACCTGAACGAACTTCAGGTGTGGATGCTGCGCCGCCAGCTCACGCAGAATATCGCCTGTTGCATCACTGGAGCGATCATCTATTGCAATGATTTCTAAGTGTGGATAGGTCTGCCTTAGCAAAGTTTGCATAGCTGCGCGCAGCCTTTTTGCTTCGTTGCGTGCTGGCACAATCACGCTTACCATCGGCAAGTCAGTGCGTGCTTCACAAGGCGGCAAGGCGTGGAGGTCGGGCATATCGCGGCGCATTTTTAGAGCACGAACCCAAAAGCCTACCCACGCAAGAAAAATAGTGAGCGAGAATACTTCCCAGAAGTGAAGCGGCAAAGCAGCGCTGAGGTTCATTTGTGCGTCGCTCTCAAAATTTACTTGCGCACCTACTAACGCCTATTCTGCCTACCAAATTTCCAGCGCAAGAATGACTTGAAAACGATTAGCCAAAGTCGTAGGTTTCCCTCAGTGAGCGCTTCCCAGAGGCTTTGAGAACGGAGCTAAGCACTCTATGCATGACTTTGAGTTTCTACGCGAGTTGGTCATTATCAGCGCCGCTGCCTTAGTGATTGTGCTCATTTTCCAGCGCCTCAAAATTCCTTCGGTTATTGGGCTGATTGTAACTGGTATTTTGTTAGGGCAGTCAGGTTTGAAGGTGATAGAAGATGTCTCGCTGATTAGCACGCTTGCAGAACTTGGCGTGATACTTCTGCTTTTTGCAATTGGCTTAGAATTTTCCATTGAAGAGCTGAGGCGACTCTCCCGCATTGTCGTCTTTGGCGGACTTTTCCAAGTGCTGCTTACAGGCGTCATTGTCGGTAGCTTGGCATATTGGCTCCTATCCACGATTGGCGTTCAGATGAGTTGGCAAGCCGCTGCGCTCATTGGTATGTCGCTGGCGGTGAGCAGCACGGCTATCTGTCTGAAGCTGCTTTCTGACCGCAATGAGCTTTTTCTGCCACACGGCAAAATTGCTTTGGGCATTCTCATCTTTCAGGATATTGCGATTGTGCCGATGATGATTGGCGTGAGCTTTCTTTCTCCTTACAGCGAGCAATCATTTGAGAAGATTTTGCGAGAGTTAGGCTTGCTTGTGCTTTTCTCGCTTGGCATTGTGGGGGCTTTTCGCTTAGTTATGCCACGCCTGACACGGCTACTGGCTTCTATCAATGCCAAAGAGGTTTTGGTGCTCGGTGCACTTTTGCTTTGCTTTGGCTCAGCCTACCTCACTTCGCTTGCTGGGCTATCGCTAGCGCTAGGCGCGTTTATCGCTGGCGTGATTATTTCCAGCACCGACGAAAGCCATGCGATTGCTGAAGCGATTGAACCTATGCGCGATGCGCTGACCAGTCTTTTTTTCGTCTCGGTTGGCTTGCTGCTCAATGTGGAACTAAGTGAGCTGCCGCTTTATCTGCTTTTAGCTGCAGCTGTTCTGATTGTCAATGCTACACTGGCGACGTTGGTTGGGCTGGCTCTAGGTTACTCGCTCCAAGTCAGTATGATGGCTGGCATGGTGCTTGCGCAGGTCGGCGAGTTTTCCTTCGTTCTTGCCAAAATCGGGAAAGTGGAAGGCATCATTAGCAATGAAGTCTATCAAGGAATGTTGGCGGTAATTGTTGTGACGATGATTGTCACGCCTGCCTTGATTGCTTTGGCGCCACGTGTGGCGGAGCGACTTGCACCGTCGCTGGAGTTTATTCCACTGCATGCCGACGGCACTCACCCTGAAGCCGACCGCTTGCTTCAAGCGCAACCTCAGAGCGAAACGGAGGTCTTGAATCCACATGTGGTCATCATTGGTTACGGTGAAAATGGTCGGAATATCGCCAGCGTGCTCCAAGCCACAAATGTGCGACACACCATTCTGGACAACGACAAAGACAATGTCGAGCGTGCAAAGCAAGCGGGTTTAAACAACATCTTCTACGGCGAGGCGACTTCACGGCAAGCGCTCACGCGTGCTGGCGTTCGTGTCGCACAAGCTGTCGTTATCGGCATCTCAGATTACAGCGATGTTGGAAAGGTTATCAAAACTGTGCGAGAGCTTAATCCCAAAGCTTTCGTTATTGTGCGCACCCGCAGCCTTGCTAATGTGCCTAAGCTCTACGCAGCTGGCGCTAGTGAGGTGGTAACGGAGAAATTTGAAACGTCCATTCAGATTTTCACGCTGCTTTTGCGTCAGTTCGACCTGCCGAGCGAGGTCATCATGGAGCAGCAAGAAATCATTCGTCGTGAGTGTTGCAAGATTTTCACAGAACAGCAGACTGCTGAGAGCCGAAAAAAGTCGCCCGAAACACCTGCTACGCTACAAACCGAGCTGCATACTTCTCGCCTTCAATCCTAAGTAAATGCGCCCTATGCAGTGTCCTAAATGCTTTGCTTCTCCTCTTTAGCTTAGAGGGAAGCCCGCTGGCAGCGTGAGCTTTCCCAAAATAGCGGGGGTCGTGAGCGCTGCACTTTGGCACGAAAGGAAGGCATCACCCAAGACAGCAAACAGTACGGCTTCCTTTGCTTTAGCTGGGATTGAACTTACCGCATTGCTTTTCTTCAGCGTAGCGATTTCAGGCAACGCTTCTCTGAGAAAGCGCATCAAAGTTGGATTTTCTGCTCCACCCCCCGACACCAGCATTTCATCTACTGCACAGCGTGACAAGACAAATGCTCGCACTTGCTTTGCAACGCTTTCAGCTGTTAGTGCGGTCAGCGTAGCCAAGATATCGTAGTTGCTTAAACCGTTACGCTGGCACAGTGATAGAATGCGTTCCAGATAGGCTTCGCTGAAGTATTCGCGTCCAGTTGATTTCGGTGGTGCTTTGCGGTAGTAAGGGTCTTGCAGAAGTTCGGTTAGCACTTTTCGAGCAGGGGTGCCTTGCGCGGCAAGGTTTCCTCCTTTATCGAAGGGCTTTCCAAAAAGCCGCTGCGAGGCAGCGTCCAGAAAC is a window of Chloroherpetonaceae bacterium DNA encoding:
- the trpC gene encoding indole-3-glycerol phosphate synthase TrpC, whose translation is MAENILHKILEVKRTEVALLKAANIEARYKALSSELPATRRFYAALRRAPASPLRLIAELKKASPSRGVMVENFNPMDLAQTYYALGAKAFSVLTDQQFFQGSIDYLSSVRQAFDRPVLRKDFIIDEAQVYESRLIGADAILLIVAALSRLRLQELMFLAHSLSMETLVEVHTEAELQLALDCGAKIIGINNRNLADFTVDIQTSLRLRPAIPPNVVTVSESGMRTTDDLRRIEEAGFDAVLIGEGLLQKENFNYQWQ
- a CDS encoding glycosyltransferase family 2 protein, which produces MNLSAALPLHFWEVFSLTIFLAWVGFWVRALKMRRDMPDLHALPPCEARTDLPMVSVIVPARNEAKRLRAAMQTLLRQTYPHLEIIAIDDRSSDATGDILRELAAQHPHLKFVQVSHLPEGWLGKNYANKLGYEQASGEYLLFTDADIFFHPEMIARTVQYARSTGAKHIVAYPKMETEHAMEEAFIALFGFLFTWKFSPSGARNPKNRKAYIGVGAFNFIERALYEKIGTHDVLKATVDDDVKLGYWVKQLGECTHVVRANRLISVRWREGLWDNLRGVERSAFPGINFSWLWVGLGVIGTLFGLVAPYWLFFSESRWIKACALGSVLMIFLIYWTLGRSWQKAARITLLHPIAALLFLYALIRSAVKITLQGGVEWRGTFYPVAMLQKAAQPKKTMERVSS
- a CDS encoding cation:proton antiporter, translating into MHDFEFLRELVIISAAALVIVLIFQRLKIPSVIGLIVTGILLGQSGLKVIEDVSLISTLAELGVILLLFAIGLEFSIEELRRLSRIVVFGGLFQVLLTGVIVGSLAYWLLSTIGVQMSWQAAALIGMSLAVSSTAICLKLLSDRNELFLPHGKIALGILIFQDIAIVPMMIGVSFLSPYSEQSFEKILRELGLLVLFSLGIVGAFRLVMPRLTRLLASINAKEVLVLGALLLCFGSAYLTSLAGLSLALGAFIAGVIISSTDESHAIAEAIEPMRDALTSLFFVSVGLLLNVELSELPLYLLLAAAVLIVNATLATLVGLALGYSLQVSMMAGMVLAQVGEFSFVLAKIGKVEGIISNEVYQGMLAVIVVTMIVTPALIALAPRVAERLAPSLEFIPLHADGTHPEADRLLQAQPQSETEVLNPHVVIIGYGENGRNIASVLQATNVRHTILDNDKDNVERAKQAGLNNIFYGEATSRQALTRAGVRVAQAVVIGISDYSDVGKVIKTVRELNPKAFVIVRTRSLANVPKLYAAGASEVVTEKFETSIQIFTLLLRQFDLPSEVIMEQQEIIRRECCKIFTEQQTAESRKKSPETPATLQTELHTSRLQS